A window of the Candidatus Nitrosotalea okcheonensis genome harbors these coding sequences:
- a CDS encoding Snf7 family protein has product MQKESISQKVIDKVKPDAPLKPKIDEAQKKLQLQIIKLDSIAKKLKEKDEFIFKKVVEAVRSHNKSYSNAYATELHEIRKMNNMVTGAKLAMEQIQLRLNTISELGDVVVTLSPCMSIIKGLGTGLNGLMPAADSSMADLSNILGEIMSGASVNGDNSFVTDVSNSETNQILEEANAILEGHVRQSIPDLPPTLGSTTKAPEPI; this is encoded by the coding sequence GTGCAAAAAGAGAGTATATCTCAAAAGGTAATAGACAAGGTAAAGCCAGATGCTCCACTCAAGCCCAAAATTGATGAGGCACAAAAGAAATTACAATTACAAATTATAAAACTTGATTCCATCGCAAAGAAATTAAAGGAAAAAGATGAATTTATCTTCAAAAAAGTAGTCGAGGCAGTAAGATCACATAATAAGTCATATTCTAATGCATATGCTACCGAATTACACGAGATTAGAAAAATGAATAACATGGTTACAGGTGCAAAATTAGCCATGGAGCAAATTCAGCTACGATTAAACACGATATCAGAACTTGGAGATGTAGTAGTAACACTCAGTCCTTGCATGTCAATAATAAAAGGACTCGGGACAGGCCTAAATGGATTAATGCCAGCAGCAGATTCATCCATGGCAGACTTGTCAAACATATTAGGAGAAATAATGTCAGGCGCATCTGTAAACGGCGACAATTCATTTGTCACAGACGTATCAAACTCAGAGACAAACCAGATATTGGAAGAGGCAAACGCAATATTAGAAGGGCATGTAAGACAGAGTATCCCAGATCTTCCCCCAACATTGGGTTCTACAACAAAAGCGCCAGAGCCTATCTAG